Proteins encoded in a region of the Chloroflexota bacterium genome:
- a CDS encoding insulinase family protein: MSDDAKRDDLPNGMAVFTRERPYADVTAISISVKGGSRNEHEDTVGAAHFMEHMFFQGTPSRPNIESVFGPISARGGWLNAYTAFENINFQAVVKNEDFQLALDTLADMLVNALFAEERIDKERQVVLEELIRGKNEPRRYAGELFFKHVFADHPCRNLPIGSRETLANSDRNVLMSFRNANFLASNMYTAVVGDQRHEDIAERVAAAFRDMPTGPRPTFETAPIPTARPRRIEETTPGTQAHLAMGLPAAGANHADTYALDIMSATLGTVGRRLVTEIRDKRGLAPHVSSYYYALSDVGTWNVSVSTSPDNIEQIVELVTAEMNRIRGEPLTEGELEDARSYIEGGAVLGLQTSISFAQYLADREAIGVEPPLEEYLRRVSSVTADDVQRVAQTYLDPALVTSVLLSPR, encoded by the coding sequence ATGAGCGACGACGCGAAGCGCGACGATCTCCCGAACGGCATGGCTGTCTTCACTCGGGAGCGCCCGTACGCCGATGTCACTGCCATCAGCATCAGCGTCAAAGGCGGCTCGCGGAACGAGCACGAGGACACCGTCGGCGCGGCCCACTTCATGGAGCACATGTTCTTCCAGGGCACACCCTCGCGCCCGAACATCGAGTCCGTGTTCGGACCGATCAGCGCCCGAGGCGGCTGGCTGAACGCCTACACTGCCTTCGAGAACATCAACTTTCAGGCCGTCGTCAAGAACGAGGACTTCCAGCTTGCGCTGGACACGCTGGCCGACATGCTGGTCAACGCCCTCTTCGCCGAGGAGCGCATCGACAAGGAGCGCCAGGTCGTCCTGGAGGAGTTGATTCGCGGGAAGAACGAGCCGCGCCGCTACGCCGGCGAGCTGTTCTTCAAGCACGTCTTCGCGGATCACCCCTGCCGCAACCTGCCCATCGGCAGCCGTGAGACGCTGGCAAACTCCGACCGCAACGTGCTGATGTCGTTCAGGAACGCCAACTTCCTGGCCTCAAACATGTACACGGCAGTTGTGGGCGATCAGCGCCATGAGGACATCGCCGAGCGCGTCGCCGCAGCTTTCCGCGACATGCCGACCGGCCCACGCCCGACCTTTGAGACGGCCCCCATCCCGACGGCTCGTCCGCGGCGCATCGAGGAGACGACGCCCGGCACCCAGGCGCACCTCGCGATGGGCCTCCCGGCCGCCGGCGCCAACCACGCCGACACCTACGCGCTGGACATCATGAGCGCTACGCTCGGGACGGTCGGGCGGCGGCTGGTCACCGAGATCCGTGACAAGCGGGGTCTCGCGCCGCACGTCAGCTCGTACTACTACGCGCTGTCGGATGTGGGCACCTGGAACGTCTCGGTCAGCACCTCGCCGGACAACATCGAGCAGATCGTGGAGCTGGTGACCGCCGAGATGAATCGCATCCGCGGCGAGCCGCTGACCGAGGGCGAGCTTGAGGATGCCAGGTCGTACATCGAGGGCGGCGCGGTACTCGGCCTGCAGACCAGCATCTCGTTCGCCCAGTACCTCGCGGACCGCGAGGCCATCGGCGTCGAGCCGCCGCTGGAGGAGTACCTGCGGCGCGTTTCCAGCGTCACGGCTGACGACGTGCAGCGCGTGGCCCAGACCTACCTCGACCCCGCCCTCGTGACGTCGGTGTTGCTCAGCCCGCGGTAG